In one window of Candidatus Omnitrophota bacterium DNA:
- a CDS encoding abortive infection system antitoxin AbiGi family protein codes for MEENSTDAVDYLQRFSTKTLWHFTGYNKSPQDSFARLVSIASAGLLKISDKSFTIKMPTSGVKRIGFPSSSVCDIPFKDLRLHILRYGGFGIAFNRKRAIRDGHFNPVLYINKDHVFLKHADQVLPELERLASGDQALQKLLQEYLTMIGTYVVRSDLTSPIHIDPRVDEEQNNNFYYEREWRSAYNWNFKKDDVITVMMPQNYIGLFNQTIKGSKSEEIFRDL; via the coding sequence ATGGAAGAAAATTCCACAGATGCAGTAGATTATTTACAAAGATTTAGCACCAAGACATTGTGGCATTTTACGGGTTATAATAAATCGCCACAAGATTCTTTTGCCAGATTAGTCTCAATAGCAAGTGCAGGATTGTTAAAGATTTCGGATAAATCTTTTACAATAAAAATGCCTACTAGTGGCGTGAAGAGGATTGGTTTTCCTTCTTCTTCCGTTTGCGATATCCCTTTTAAGGATTTAAGATTGCATATTTTAAGATACGGTGGATTTGGTATCGCTTTTAACAGAAAAAGAGCAATACGAGATGGCCATTTTAATCCAGTTTTATATATAAATAAAGACCATGTATTTCTTAAACATGCTGATCAAGTTTTACCGGAATTAGAACGTTTAGCGTCAGGGGATCAAGCATTGCAAAAACTCTTGCAAGAATACTTAACTATGATTGGAACGTATGTAGTACGTTCTGACTTAACAAGTCCTATACATATCGATCCAAGGGTTGACGAAGAACAAAACAATAATTTTTACTATGAAAGAGAATGGCGCTCAGCTTATAACTGGAATTTTAAAAAAGATGATGTCATAACGGTAATGATGCCGCAGAATTATATTGGGTTATTCAATCAAACAATAAAAGGAAGTAAAAGCGAAGAAATATTTAGAGACCTA
- a CDS encoding SPFH/Band 7/PHB domain protein → MNILGMTIIAALVIFLMGIRIVRPTHRGLIERFGKYNRFANPGFNWVLPGVETIYQINITEQMVDAEPQEIITNDNLNAKVDAQVYFKVKADEANVKSTQYSVNNYQWQIVNLARTTLRNIIGTLTLKSANSERGKINAELHKTLCEETASWGLEIVRTELKEIDPPKDVQETMNKVVKAENEKIAAIDFATATETAADGQKRAEIKKAEGIKQARILEAEGEAAAIKLVNEAAQEYFTGNAQVLRKLEAVEKSLVNNAKIVIPANTELVNVIGEMAGFLPIKSKEDKK, encoded by the coding sequence ATGAATATATTGGGAATGACCATTATTGCTGCACTTGTAATTTTCTTGATGGGGATTAGGATTGTGCGTCCCACGCACCGGGGATTGATTGAAAGATTTGGTAAATATAACCGCTTTGCCAATCCGGGCTTTAACTGGGTACTTCCGGGAGTTGAAACGATCTATCAGATTAATATCACTGAGCAGATGGTGGATGCCGAGCCGCAGGAAATAATTACCAACGACAACTTAAACGCCAAAGTTGACGCCCAGGTATATTTTAAAGTAAAAGCTGATGAGGCAAATGTGAAAAGCACGCAGTATAGCGTGAATAATTATCAGTGGCAGATTGTAAACCTGGCGCGTACCACCTTAAGAAATATCATTGGTACCTTAACCTTAAAATCCGCTAACAGCGAAAGAGGCAAGATTAACGCTGAGTTGCATAAAACTCTTTGCGAAGAGACGGCAAGCTGGGGGCTGGAGATTGTCAGGACCGAACTCAAAGAGATTGATCCTCCCAAGGATGTTCAGGAGACGATGAACAAAGTTGTTAAGGCGGAGAATGAAAAGATTGCCGCCATTGATTTTGCGACTGCTACAGAAACTGCCGCTGACGGGCAGAAAAGAGCGGAGATCAAAAAAGCCGAAGGCATTAAGCAGGCGCGCATCTTAGAAGCGGAAGGAGAGGCAGCGGCGATCAAGCTGGTTAATGAAGCGGCGCAGGAATATTTTACCGGCAATGCGCAGGTGCTGCGCAAGCTTGAGGCGGTTGAAAAGTCATTAGTGAATAACGCTAAAATCGTTATTCCGGCTAATACCGAACTGGTCAATGTGATTGGCGAAATGGCTGGTTTCTTGCCGATCAAGAGTAAAGAAGATAAGAAATAA
- the purM gene encoding phosphoribosylformylglycinamidine cyclo-ligase, translating into MMVKKITYKDSGVDIKSASVFKSKLKPLVRRSFRKEVLTDIGGFGSFFKFDKNKYKDSVLVSSSDGVGTKLVIAKLANKHDTVGIDAVAMNVNDILCTGAESLFFLDYVAFTKVKEEVLLDVVKGINDGCVEAGCSLIGGETAQMPGMYRQGEYDIAGFCVGVVEREKIINGSKIEAGDTVIGIASSGLHSNGYSLVRKVFGAAELKRMSAELLKPTRIYVKPILELLRTHGQSVHGISHITGGAFYDKISRILPKNINVRIEKNSWKVPEIFRLIQSKGNIEDKEMYHTLNMGIGLVLIVRPQASEAIIKKLSELKLKSWIIGKAIKGNKSIEII; encoded by the coding sequence ATAATGGTGAAGAAAATTACCTATAAAGATTCTGGAGTAGATATAAAGAGTGCGAGTGTTTTTAAATCTAAACTTAAACCTCTAGTTCGCCGCTCATTCCGCAAAGAAGTCCTTACGGATATCGGCGGCTTTGGCAGTTTTTTTAAATTCGATAAAAATAAATACAAGGATTCGGTTCTAGTCTCGTCAAGCGACGGCGTGGGGACAAAACTGGTGATCGCAAAATTAGCCAATAAGCATGATACGGTGGGAATTGACGCGGTGGCAATGAATGTTAACGACATCCTTTGCACCGGAGCGGAATCTTTATTTTTCTTAGACTATGTCGCTTTTACCAAAGTCAAGGAAGAGGTTTTGCTCGATGTGGTTAAAGGGATAAATGATGGCTGTGTTGAGGCGGGTTGTTCTTTAATCGGCGGAGAGACAGCCCAGATGCCCGGAATGTACCGGCAGGGTGAATACGATATCGCCGGTTTCTGCGTGGGGGTAGTTGAGAGAGAAAAGATCATTAACGGATCAAAGATTGAAGCCGGGGATACGGTAATCGGAATTGCCTCCAGCGGCTTGCATTCTAACGGCTATTCTCTGGTCAGAAAAGTTTTTGGGGCGGCTGAGCTTAAGAGAATGTCTGCAGAATTACTTAAGCCGACGCGAATTTATGTTAAGCCTATTCTTGAGCTCTTACGTACGCATGGCCAGTCAGTACACGGGATCAGCCATATTACCGGCGGAGCATTCTACGATAAGATCAGCCGCATACTGCCGAAAAATATCAATGTGCGTATTGAGAAAAATTCCTGGAAGGTGCCGGAGATATTCCGCCTTATCCAAAGCAAGGGCAATATCGAAGATAAAGAAATGTATCATACTTTAAATATGGGTATCGGCTTGGTTTTGATTGTTAGGCCGCAGGCGAGCGAAGCGATAATCAAAAAATTATCTGAGCTAAAGTTGAAATCCTGGATTATTGGTAAAGCAATTAAGGGCAATAAGTCTATAGAAATTATTTAA
- the purF gene encoding amidophosphoribosyltransferase — translation MLKKSYSDEPKEYCGLFGITGNKQAVWLTYLGLFAQQHRGQEACGIVANNQGALSIHKDMGLVSDVFSEQVLSRLKGNMAVGHVRYSTTGSSVLKNAQPLLIDYANGSICIAHNGNLVNSFELRQKLEKSGSIFQTTTDSELIIHLMARSNKRSLEDSLIYALKRVKGAYSLVMMNSDFLMGMRDPHGYRPLSLGKLGASWCFASETCAFDLIGAKFVREVEPGEIVFINRDGVVKSIKPKELIASHSAHCTFEHIYFSRPDSYVFGEIVHTVRRKLGARLAKEHPVDADFVVPVPDSGFSAALGYSQASGIPLEMGIIRNHYVGRTFIQPAQDSRDMGVRVKFNILKDILKGKRIIIVDDSIVRGTTSKIRVRNLRKAGVKEVHLRISCPAHRYPCFYGIDFHRSSELIANKYETLEKISKYLEVDSLGYLSLEGMLNCLKHSKESYCAACWTGKYAVRAEKRHSKFSLEKRCCGQGELQV, via the coding sequence GGTTTGGCTGACTTACTTGGGACTTTTTGCCCAGCAGCACCGCGGGCAGGAGGCTTGCGGTATCGTCGCCAATAACCAGGGGGCGCTTTCCATACATAAAGATATGGGTTTGGTCAGCGACGTGTTCAGCGAGCAGGTGCTTAGCCGCTTAAAAGGAAATATGGCGGTAGGCCATGTGCGTTATTCGACTACCGGCTCAAGCGTTTTAAAAAATGCCCAGCCGCTTTTAATCGATTATGCCAATGGCTCGATTTGTATCGCCCATAACGGAAATTTAGTGAATTCATTTGAGCTGCGCCAGAAGCTGGAGAAGAGCGGTTCGATCTTTCAGACGACGACGGATTCGGAATTAATTATTCATCTTATGGCCCGCAGCAACAAACGCAGCTTGGAGGATAGCTTGATTTACGCTCTAAAAAGAGTAAAGGGCGCCTATTCTTTAGTAATGATGAACAGCGATTTTCTGATGGGTATGCGTGACCCGCACGGTTACCGGCCGCTTTCTTTGGGGAAATTGGGAGCTTCCTGGTGTTTTGCTTCCGAGACCTGCGCCTTTGATTTAATCGGCGCCAAATTCGTGCGTGAAGTTGAACCCGGAGAAATAGTTTTTATTAATCGGGATGGGGTAGTCAAATCAATTAAACCCAAAGAACTGATTGCCAGCCACTCTGCGCATTGTACCTTCGAGCATATATATTTTTCCCGGCCGGATTCTTATGTCTTCGGTGAAATTGTGCATACGGTGCGCAGGAAATTAGGCGCGCGATTAGCCAAGGAGCATCCGGTGGATGCTGATTTTGTGGTGCCGGTACCGGACTCAGGGTTTTCCGCGGCATTAGGTTATTCGCAGGCTTCAGGCATTCCTCTGGAAATGGGAATAATCCGTAATCACTATGTGGGCAGGACATTTATCCAGCCGGCGCAGGATTCCCGCGATATGGGGGTGCGCGTTAAATTTAATATTTTAAAAGATATCTTAAAGGGCAAACGGATTATTATCGTGGATGATTCAATTGTGCGCGGCACGACTTCTAAAATCCGCGTGCGCAACCTGCGTAAGGCCGGAGTAAAAGAGGTGCATTTGCGGATCTCCTGCCCGGCGCACCGTTATCCCTGTTTTTACGGGATTGATTTTCACCGCTCAAGTGAGTTGATTGCCAATAAATATGAAACATTAGAGAAGATCAGTAAATACCTTGAGGTTGACAGTTTGGGTTATCTGAGTTTAGAGGGAATGCTGAATTGCTTGAAGCATTCAAAGGAGAGTTATTGCGCTGCCTGCTGGACGGGAAAATACGCGGTGCGGGCGGAGAAACGGCACAGTAAATTTTCTTTAGAGAAACGCTGCTGCGGACAAGGAGAGCTGCAAGTATAA